The sequence GATTAACTGCAATAATAAACTGTTACAAACTAATGAGAAAAGTCTCTGTGGGGAAATGTTATTATACTTTATTCCTCCTCTGTAACACAGAACTATaggatttcatttaaaaagaaaagcagagggCGTCATAACAGCAGTTACTCCAATTATCAACACTGACTTCTGTcatcactgttattttatgtcaGTGTTACAGTGTTAATTTTACTTCAACGCTgaagtaaaattataaaaatgaattgAGATATAAGTTTATTGTTCCAACCATTTAAAATATTACGAtgatatttagtttatttactgGAGCACCTATTTACATTTGAAACCATTCaccagatataaaaaaaaaaacagcacacagCTATTTCAGACTGTCTGAGAAGGCCTTAAATATGTTCTCACCTTCACACACGTCCCAGGCAGTCCAGCGGGGCTCTTTAGAGCCCTGTTGTTCTTGCTGTGGTTCCCTCTCAAGCAAACTGGGGTGTTTGAGTTTCAGTACAGAGAGGAATGGAGTCCTCTCACACAAATAACCTACTGATGTGTACGGCTCTTGCAGCTGGGACACCGGGTAAATCCCTGCCAGAATCTTTAgggaataaaaaatatgaaaaacttctaataataacaaacaaaacatcactaGCAATAGCTTTTCAAAGAAATTAAACTCTATAAAAGATTCATCTATTCCTCTTTCCAGATATTTAATAACTAAGGTTATAACCTGGCATGTAATCTCAAAGTCACATTTGCGTTCCAGTCCATAATCCTACCTGCAGCTGCTTGTTGACACGCGAGGGGAAGACCAGTCCAGGGCAGTCGCAGAGTTTAACTGTCGGGGTGAGGTAGTAGGTCTGGAAGTATTTGGTGTGGCCTGGAGTACGAGACACACTCACAACCTTCCTCCCAACAAGGCTGTTGATAACGGATGATTTACCAACATTTggaaaacctggaaaaaaaaaaaagtaagcatGATTAAATATTACCAATGTTTGCCAGaattctaaaataaatcttCCGAGTTTTTTTATACAGGAAGAAGGCAAGAACGCATTCGGAAACTTCCCAATAAAACTCACCTATGCAGCCCAATGTAAGAATCCCATCTTTATAGAGCTCCTGTGTTGGGTTACTCATTTCCAGAGCACTATCGCTTTGATGTTCCACCAGCACAGATTCAGCTCCTTCATCTGATTGCTCTCCACCTAGTCGCTCTGCAACAGCATCTCTCTGAATCTTCTGCTCCCAGCTGGTCAGGTCGACTGAGAtgcaaaaaagataaaagaaacaaatctgtgTAAGACTTCAGGGATCAGATCAAAAGGTGAAGCAGATCATTAATCAGCAGTAAATGCCCAAGTTAGGGTAATAAAAATGAGAAGCACGTGAACTCATTCTCCCACCTCTCCCTGTTGTGATCTCCTGGCAGGCTTTAAAGATTTCGATAAGCCCTCCAGCTTGACTCCAATCAgccttcctcctcatcctcctcttctgGAGCACTGCCCCAAAGACAAATTAATAGttataaaaactttttaaatagaaCGGGATAAATACACAGCCGATCAACATTAGATTCGTGTTGAAAATCGTTTCTGTGACATTTAGTCACAGTAACTCCTGCGTATCCTCACCTGTGTTGTAGGACTGACCGGGATGGGAGGTAAAACATACGATTTGCAGGTGGGGGAACTGGGAGGTCAGGTAGTGTTTCCAGGCGATCACCAGAGGGGGAGGACACAGGTCAACTTTGTTCAACACCAGGATGACTTGCTTATGTAGCTCTCCTGTGATGTAATGGTACAGATCTGGAGGACACTGCAGCACCTGGGTGGTTGTAAGAAGAcatgctgaaaataaatgaactgtCCATCAAATTCATCACTTCATTATGtcattcttattattattaggaaCAAAATGAGCTgccattttttacttttaaaagtgtgtcaaagctaaaaaaaaaaggtttgttacTGTGGgtttaaaatatgacaaactaTTTCTGCAACATAAATGTACAACATAggataaaaaagacattaatgatataaaataaaaataaaattcacagtTGAAGTGCATATTGGGAGGATCTTACTTATTCTTATCAAAAAGAGACCAAGTCTATTAACAAGAACCAAATCTACCAGTAAGTTAGGCACTTGTGAAACTATTTGACCCCTAAAAGAGCTCATAGATTAAAACGTCACCATTTGTTTCTTAATTAATGTTATCACCGAATGCATCAAtacatcagtttgttttgttcttctgttttgatgttctttaaacagaaatgtggttttttttatgatgttttgcAGAAATGTCAACGAGAAATACTTAAACTTGGGACTATTAACAATATAAACCTTCTGATAGCTACAATAATTAAAGTTATAGCTAcacaatacattttataaaaatacttCTGATGTTgagagttttgctttttgtctagAGAGACTCTCcaaacttaaatattttgtgtttttaaatgcaagcataaattgttttgttctcttttttcccccctaggTGGACAAAAggataaacatttgaaaaactgcCAGGTAAGTAAAGCAAAATCACTTTCAGTATTAAATTATTCTTGACTGTGTCTCCACCTCCTGGCTGAATTCAGTACGACGTCCACCTACCGGGTGCCTGAGGTCAACAATGAGGAGGATGACGTCTGACATCTCCAAAACTCTCCACAGCTGTCTCCATGTCTAACATAAagagagaagaaggaaaaaactgAGTAATTTTAACGATAAACAGTAATATATGAGActttaaaatttctgtttttaatcagcagtaaagttcaaaatgaaagaactgttttaaagttactatgaccaaaaatattaaaataaatattagatttaatGACGGTTTAACGTAGAGATTCAGAGTTAGAAAAAAACACGATGCCTGTTAGACTTTGTGTGGCAGCTAAATACGGGCTGGTCTGATGTCTCGATGTTAATGATTACCTTGAACAAAAATACCACGTCTCAtgatacaaaaactaaaatttcaaacattaaaaaatgtacattgCATaagttatttacttttatttaaaacaaaaatacaattactAACCACTGTTGCTGAAATACCCCTTAGTGCTACaataaatgaatatattatatatttgtttatgatAATAAACACACATGGACAGTAAGTGAACACAAATGAGTTGATAGTTAATATGTTTGAAATCATCATCAGCGATTTATCTACTTGTAACCCTGATTTGAAATCTGTCAGATATTGACATTTTGATAATAAAGTTGGAAAACTTAATTTAATCTAATCACAAGAACACTAGAGCTGCAATGGGcgtttttaaaagataaaatgctgTTATAGTTATTAAGTAAACACGCTGTGAttcatctgtgtgttttctgtcgTCGGTTTTATCATCTCTACATTAGTGAAAGTCGTTTATTAAACCACCAACTGTTGATGCCCTGTTTCTGCAGCGTGTGACCCCTAAgctcaccctctgctttaacaACAGATCATGTGCAGATTTTTTGCTGATAACAAGCCTGCATATCATGGCTCTTTCAGATTGTGATGTTGTCTaacttcatgaaaataaaaaggaatttctcttttgtattttgtggtCCCATTCTCTGACTGCCTACAAGACGAAAGCAAGTCTCCTGGCTAATGATCACTTTACAGGTGAACTCATTAATGCGCAACATTACCTCATGCTGTTATCTGATATTGAGAGACTCGACAAAATTCTTGAATACCGATtttgcaccaaaacaaaaagataccagacattttactgaagctactgaatttaaaaatgttctataaataaaaactgtacttacagctctgaataaaataaaaaggaacattaATTAGGAATGCCAAAGTTCTTCTAAGACGTGATACGTAATATTAATGACTTCACTGATCTGTTAAAGAGAAGGCAGGTCAAATTAAAGTCAATGTTCATATAAGCCTCACAGCTGTGCTGTTTATGAATATGCTAGAAGGTTGttgaaaataaagattttctaCATGTTTAACTCTTCATGAAATACCAGTGGGGAAAAAGTGGCAGGACCCCAAATTTGGACAGTGATGTAATTTATATAATGCTGGAATAAGATCATATACCAAAAGAACCTCACATGTGTGCCTACgtgtaaaaatataatttactaTTTGTGAGATTTCTGGGGGatatcaaagaaaaataaaagctttcaaaCTTGAGGCTTGGCATTTTCCTTAGACGAAATCTTTAGCTGCGTGCCATGGCAGCTAAGTTACCTCCAGATTGTGCTCAAAGTGGCTGAGGGAGCCAAGTGGGTTTCTGGAGTGCAAGTCTTCCAGGTAGTCTCGGTACGACTTCTCCTCTTTCCTCAGCAGGCTCTCTCGTGTCATATCATAAGTCCAAGATGGCCGTCGTGGGAAGCCAAGACCTGGAGGCGAATAATCAAAACTCAGCATGTCAAGCAGTGACCCACAGTTTTAGTAACTCTGTACATCTGTTAGGCTCAGTGCGAGACCGTCACACAGAGAAAGTATTAAAAGCCCATCTAACCTTTCTCTGTTGGGTAGATTTCATTGATGCTGACTTCAAGTTCCTTATCTGAGACTGGCTGCAGCACCGTCTCCATGGCcagcttcttcctcctctctacCTCCTCCTTACTTTCTTTCTCAAAGTGAAGTCGAAAcctgaaaaaagtcaaataaagtttaaacagcagctgcattaaatttaaacaacttgCAAATGTGCATGGTGACAGGCAGGTTTATAGGCAGAACGCTGTCACTgcaaatagacaaaaacaagatCTAGGCCAtgtccaaaacaacaaatatataaataaacagccTCGAAAAGCTGCTCTTTTcaattcttttttgtttagatatgaaactaaaattaaGCAACATCAAGTAGCAACCTTTGACTTCTTAAAAAAGCTCTTTATGAGCTATTTCAGCCACAGGACTTTCAAACCCTAAACCTTATAAATAACctaactgggaaaaaaaacttctacACTTAACACagcaaatttgttgttttacaaaaatgtattctttaaaaggtcattttattacttttggatgttttctttcagtgtaTATATAGCATTTAGTTTATGTACAGGCAAATAAAGTACGAAAGCCAAACCCAAGGAAATCccactttttaattaattttaccAAATGTGTAACGAACATGCAAAACTTCTGCCTTGTGGGTAGTTTAGCACAAAAATGAGAAGCTGCCTCACaactgagacattttttttttttttacaaattagcAGAACAATCAGAGCATTTAGGACATTTTTAGGAGAACTAAAAGTATTTCAAACAATAAGAAGCGGTTCTGCAGCAGTGTACACAGTGAGACccctaaaatataaatgtgaggAATATACAAGCTTCTAAATTCCTGAATTAAATAGTGGTGATTATGCTGACAACATACCTGTTCGGGTCATATCTGCTTTCTCTGCCGAAGGGCTGCTGATTTATCCTTTTAACGTCAGTGGTCTCACTATCTGAGGTGTCTGACTGACGCTCTCCTCCTCGCTCGACACTTGCATTGCGGCTGCTCGGACCGGAACCGGTGTCACCTGGCAGATATAGACAGGATGACATACAAGAGTGCACATCTTGAATCACTTTAAATCAACTAATAACTCATTTTATGTAGCCTCTGAATTCATTATTtatacaacaagaaaaacatcttgGAGATTGAATACAACTAAGTAGGTTGTAGATGTCCCTACAAATAATAACATGAAGCTGATGAGGGAATTCAGAATGAATCACAAAACTGTGGATATATGTCACAAGCCCTTACCATAATCAATGATCATAAAGTGtcaaaataaattcacatttaacCTATATCTTGAcgtataaattaatttattggaATTCTTTCAGTGAAGCTCAAAGTAATTTTGCTATTGATTTCAAGCAGAGAGGGCACCagattgatttaaaatgtcaatatcTCAGGGGCAGATAGCAGGAATAAGTCCTTTGAGTAACAAAGTTAATTCAGTTTATGTTTCTTTCCagattttcatcatttttcatGATTGAAAGATAAAGATACACTGAATTTTCTTCTAAGCTTAAGCCAACCCCTGCACTGATGAATGTATTAACCACAATACCTCTTTGGATGAACGAAAAGTAGTAACACAGTTGTGACAACACGCTTTGCAACCATAAGTAatcttttgtttcacattttcattcattttaaggCGTGTGGCCATTGCTTGTTTGGGTGTTTACACTAAACACATGGACCAGGCCATAGAAGGAAAACTGACATTTGTCTCACTTGTTTAAGTAGATTCAAATGGACTTACCAAGGATattagttaatggcaaaacGCCAATTAGTTTGAGGaaaattaagactttttttaaaatcaaatataagGGCAGGTGAAACGTTTACCTAAACACGTGTGGAAATCAAGCATCTAGGTGTGATCCTATGGGAGGGGCATTTGAAGTTTTTCAGCTACCAGACAATTAATGTTTACAAAACTAATAATAGCAACCTAACTCCACGGTCTCTGCTAATGCTGCTGTCCGTGCCTAATGTCAGCAAGGGCAGTGAATGCATTATTTACCGCTTGAGACGCAAACGGCTTAACTTAAACGTGCAAGTTTGACGGCTAAATACGTCTGATGCGAACTATTTGACACAAACAAGAGGGTTTTCTCCTGCAAGTTAACGCGAACAGTGCGGCGTGCTGTCAAAAATACTACAGCACTGCTAAGCATCTACGCGGAGAAAGCAGTTTGCTGCCACACTGAATTTAGCCGCGGAGCTAAGTGCTAACGTTAGCATGCTAACACTAATGGAAAAATTGAGTTACCTCTCTTTCGCTCCCGTTTGACTTGTAgttgcttcttcttctgtttgttgctaAATGGCTTTTTCCGGGGCATATTGGAaaagattataaaataaaataacgctaatacatatatttaaattgCTATTCGCAGTATCACTACCTAAAGCCTCTAACACAGCTCTCTAATTGGCGTTATTTACATGGATGAAGTTTCTGGACTCCTACACTTTTTTAGTGACGCCATATCCACTGCAGACTGCGGAGAATCGTGGACGAAACCAAATGTTCAAATACTCAAGCTCACTAACATCATACATTAGGGGGtggattttgtttcattattgaAATTGttcttttaacaaataaacaatgatAA is a genomic window of Kryptolebias marmoratus isolate JLee-2015 linkage group LG16, ASM164957v2, whole genome shotgun sequence containing:
- the gnl1 gene encoding guanine nucleotide-binding protein-like 1; amino-acid sequence: MPRKKPFSNKQKKKQLQVKRERKRGDTGSGPSSRNASVERGGERQSDTSDSETTDVKRINQQPFGRESRYDPNRFRLHFEKESKEEVERRKKLAMETVLQPVSDKELEVSINEIYPTEKGLGFPRRPSWTYDMTRESLLRKEEKSYRDYLEDLHSRNPLGSLSHFEHNLETWRQLWRVLEMSDVILLIVDLRHPVLQCPPDLYHYITGELHKQVILVLNKVDLCPPPLVIAWKHYLTSQFPHLQIVCFTSHPGQSYNTVLQKRRMRRKADWSQAGGLIEIFKACQEITTGRVDLTSWEQKIQRDAVAERLGGEQSDEGAESVLVEHQSDSALEMSNPTQELYKDGILTLGCIGFPNVGKSSVINSLVGRKVVSVSRTPGHTKYFQTYYLTPTVKLCDCPGLVFPSRVNKQLQILAGIYPVSQLQEPYTSVGYLCERTPFLSVLKLKHPSLLEREPQQEQQGSKEPRWTAWDVCEAWAERRGYKTAKAARNDVYRAANSLLRLAIDGRLCLCLRPPGYSCLREHWENHPDLPEIMALQGRATEEEGTDEREDEEDGESSSEPEEERDRDADDDEDGDDEDEGFGHQRPGDEKPSGFSVNMYNVLRENECA